One Helianthus annuus cultivar XRQ/B chromosome 12, HanXRQr2.0-SUNRISE, whole genome shotgun sequence genomic region harbors:
- the LOC110896321 gene encoding uncharacterized protein LOC110896321 — protein MKFYLMNLLVLLVFLTYKAQGVRLGKLALSSTNHQDIFKISLVKGSIEDDQLLAKSAQFSSGINRKLMTKSTSSSNGATISENQKDKHDLKPEAKHWKKDVITDQQYPENIADMDYTPARKKSPIHN, from the exons ATGAAGTTTTATCTTATGAACCTTCTGGTTTTGTTAGTTTTCCTAACATATAAAGCTCAAG GTGTAAGGCTGGGAAAACTTGCTTTATCATCTACAAACCATCAAGACATCTTTAAG ATTTCATTAGTAAAAGGAAGCATTGAAGATGATCAATTGCTGGCAAAGAGTGCTCAATTTTCATCAG GAATAAATAGAAAGCTTATGACAAAATCGACATCTTCTAGTAATGGCGCCACGATTTCGGAG AATCAGAAGGATAAACATGATCTTAAACCCGAGGCTAAACACTGGAAGAAGGATGTCATCACTGATCAGCAATACCCGGAAAACATAGCCGATATGGATTATACTCCAGCTAGGAAAAAGTCTCCGATACACAACTGA